Part of the Cryptosporangium arvum DSM 44712 genome, CCGAGAACGCGTGGGTCCACCGGGCGCCGGCCGGCAGGTACACCGGCCGGGAGCGGGCGCCCGCCTCCAGCACCGGCGCGACGAGCACGTCCGGGCCGAACATCAGCTGGTCGTCGACCTCCCACGCCCGGGCGTCGTCGGGGAAGTCGACGAAGAGCGGACGCATTGCCGGAAGCCCCTCGGACGAGGCCCGATCCAGCTGGGCGTGCAGGTACGGGCGCAGCCGCTCCCGCATGAACATCACGTCCTTGATGATCGGGAAAGCGGTGTCCCCGAACTCCCACACCTCGTTCGGGCCGCCGGTCATGTCCCAGCCGGTCGACATCCGGGGTTCGCGGTTGCCGTGCAGCCGGAACAGCGGGCAGAACGCGCCGTACTGGAACCAGCGGACCATGAGCTCCCGGTACGCCTCGTCGGACGCGTCACCGCCGTGGAAACCGCCGATGTCGGTGGTCCACCACGGGATTCCGGCGATCGCGATCGACAGCCCGGCACGCACCTGGCGGCGCAGCGCGTCCCAGGTCGCGGGGATGTCACCCGACCACACCGCGGCGGCGTACTTCTGCGAGCCGGCCCAGGCCGAGCGGCAGAGCAGCACGGTCTCCGGGTCGTCGGTCGCGGCCATCCCGTCGTAGAACATCCGCGCGGTGTCCCGCGGATACACGTTCACCACCTCCGCGCCCGGGCCCGCGTGCAGCGAGAGGTTCGCCGGATGGCCCGGGTTCAGCTCCGGCTCGCACGCGTCCAGCCACCACACGCGGACGCCGAGGTCGAAGTAGTTCTTCTTCGCCACCGACCACAGGAACTCGCGGGTCGCCGGGTTCGTCGGGTCGTGGAACGTGATCGGCATCGGCACCGGCATGCCCTTGTCCCGGATCGTGGCGTGGAACTCCGCGCCCTGATCGGTGCCGATGAGCATTCCCTCGTCGCGCAGCTTCGGATAGTTCTCCGACAGCGGCGAGATCGTCGGCCAGATCGACACCATCAGCCGGACCCCGAGCTCGTCGAGTTCGGACATCATCGCCGCCGGGTCCGGGTACTCCTCCGGGTCGAACTTGTAGTCGCCCATCGCCGTCCAGTGGAAGAAGTCGCTGACGATCACCTCCAGCGGCAGCCCCCGGCGCTTGTGTTCGCGCGCGACCTCGAGGAGCTCTTCCTGGTTGCGGTAGCGCAGCTTGCACTGCCAGAACCCCGACGCCCACGACGGCAGCTTCGGCGCGTGGCCGGTGGCGTCGGCGTACCGGGACAGGATCGAGGCCGGGGAACCCACCGTGATCCAGTAGTCGATGGCCCGCGCCTGGGTCGCCGTCCACCGGGTCACGTTGTCGGCGAACTCCACCCGCCCGACCGCCGGGTTGTTCCAGAGGAAACCGTAGCCGCGGTTGCTCAGCACGAACGGGATCGACACCTCGGCGTTGCGCTGCACCAGGTCGAGCGCGAGTCCCTTGTGGTCGAGCCGGCCGTGGGTGCGCTGCCCCATCCCGTAGAGCCGCTCGCCGGGGTAGGCCTTGAACTGCTGGTGCAGCTCGCCGGCGCCCGACCGGTTGCCGTAGTGCACCCGCGCGCCCGGCCACCAGAAGTGTTCGCGCTCCTCGGCGAGCAGTTCCTCGCCGGTCGAGGTCCGCACGAAACGCACGAGCGGGAACGGGTACCCGTCGTCCTCCGGCAGCTCGACGAGGACGGTCAGCTCGCCGTTGACCAGCTTCCCGTCCTCGACGGTGACCGGGCCGGATTCCGGGCGGTCCTGCAGCGCCCCGACGTCGGACGCCGGGATCTGCTCGCGCGCGGACCGGACCCGCACGCTGTCGGTTCCCCATGGCTCGATCCGGAGTACTTCGTGTTGAAAGCGGACTTCCAAGGCGTCCATGGCTTATCTCCTACTTGAGCGAGCCGGCGGTGGTACCGGCGGCGACGTACCGCTGCGCGACCACGAGCAGCACGACCGCGGGGATCGACGCGAGGACCGCGGTGGCCATCACCGAACTCCAGTCCTTCACGAAACTTCCGACGTACGTGTACAGACCGAGCGTCACCGGCCGGACGTCCTCGGTCGTGGTGAGCGTGAGGGCGAACAGGAAGTCGCCCCAGGTGAACAGGAACGTGAAGAGCGCACCGGTGACCAGCGCGTTGCGGCTCATCGGCAGCACGATCGACCGGAACGTCCGCACCGGACCGGCGCCGTCGACCCACGCGGCCTCGATCACCTCGCGCGGCAGCGCGCCCATGAACGCGCGCAGGATGAGCATCGCGAACGGGATACCGGCGGTGGAGTCCGCGAGGATCAGGCCGAGGTACGAGTTCAGCAGGCCCAGGTCGTTGTACGCGGTGTAGAGCGCGTTGGCGACGACGATGCCCGGCACCATCTGGCTGAGCAGCACACCGAGCAGCACGACCCCGGCCCCGCGGACGCGGAAGTGGGCCAGCGCGTAGGCCGCCGGTGTCGCGATCAGCAGGCTGAGCACGACGCTGCCCACCGAGATGATCAGGCTGGTCATCAAGTGACCGCCCTGGTCACGGAACGCTTTGGTGTAGCCGGAGAAGTCGAGCTCCACCGGCACCCACGGTGTGAACGCCGCCCCGCTCGACGGCTGCAGCGAGACGTTGACCATCCAGTAGATCGGGAACAGCACCACGGCCAGGATGAGCACCCCGCCGGCCGTCCAGCCCCAGCCCTTCATGCTTCCCTCCGGGCCGAGCGCAGGTAGACGAACGCGAACACCAGCGAGATCACGATCAGGATGTTGCCCAGCGCCGCTCCCTGGCCGAAGTCGAACTCGACGAACGACAGCTGGTAGGACTGCGTGGCAAGCGTCTGGGTGGCGTTCGCCGGGCCACCCCGGGTGAGGCCGAGGATCAGGTCGAGCACCTTGATCGTGTAGACCAGCCCGAGCACCAGGACGACGTTCACCACCGGTCTCAGCAGCGGCCAGGTGACGTACCGGAACGCCCGCCAGCCGGTGGCCCCGTCGAGCGCCGCCGCCTCGTAGAGATCGGGCGGGATGTCCTGCAGCCCGCCGTACAGGATCGTCGTGTTGAACGGGATCCCGATCCAGATGTTGACGATGATGCACGCGATCAGCGCGAGCGACGTGCTCGTCAACCAGCCCGGGCTACCGGGGATCACCCGGTTCAGCGCCCCGTTGTCCTGATCGAGGATCCAGCGCCAGATGGCGCTCGCCACGATCAGCGGGATCAGCCAGGGCAGCAGGATCAGTGACCGCAGCAGCCCCGACAGCGGGAACCGCCGCCGGAAGTACAGCGCGATCCCCAGGCCGAGCACGAACTGCCCGGCGATCGAGGCCACCGTGAACACGGCGGTGTTGAGCAGCGCCTTGCCGAAGACCGACGAGCCGATCACCGCGCTGTAGTTCGCGAACCCCACCCACGGTGCCTCGCCGGTGTAGAACGTCGAGGTCGTGTACTCCTGGAAGCCCATCGTGAGGTTCTTGACGATCGGGTACCCGAAGAACAGCACGAGGTAGGCCACCGCCGGCACCAGGAACAGGATTTCCAGTGCCCGGTGCCGGCGACGTGAATCAACCATTCTGTGCGTCCTGCAGCGCCTTCTGCGGTGTCGCGCCGCCGGTCAGCGCGGCCTGGACGGCGGTGTAGATCTTCGTCGCGGCCTTCGGCCAGTCCGCGCCGAGCTCACCGGTGCGGGCGCGGGCGTCCTTCACCAGCGTGCTGAACGCCTTCATGCTCGGCACCTCGGTGACGAACTTGTCCTGCAGCGACGTCTTCGTCGGGACCGTCTGCCGCTCCTTGGCCAGCAGCAGCTGGTTCTCGTCGCTGTTGAGGCACTCGACGATCTTCGCGGCGTTCTTCTGCTTGTCCTTGTTGCCGGTGTTCGGGATCGTCCAGGTCTCGCCGCCGAGCGGGGCGACCGCGGTGCCACCGGCCTTCGGCGCCGGGATCGGCACCACGTCGTAGTGCAGCTTCGTGTCCTCGTTGAGCACCGGGAACTGCCAGGGGCCGTTGACCATCATCGCGGCGTTCCCGGCCTTGAACTGGTCGTTGACGTCGGCCTGGGTCCAGTTCAGCACCGACTTGGAGGCGGACCCGTCCTTGACCAGGTCGACCCAGAGCTGCAGGGCCGCCGCGGTCTCGGGCGTGGCGATGTTCTTCTCGTCCCCGCCGTTCGACCACATGAACGGCAGGAACTGCCAGGTGCCCTCGTAGTTGGCGGGCGCGGAGAACCCGATGCCGTACTGCTTGCCCTTGGTGAGCTTCTTGGCCGCGGCACGCAGCTCTTCCCAGGTCGTCGGCGGCTGCACGCCGGCCGCGGCCAGGATGTCCTTGTTGTAGAACAGCCCGATCGTGTTCGTGACCGGCTGCAGGCCGTAGAGCTTGTCCTTGTAGGTCGAGGCCGCGACGACGCCCGGCACGTAGCCGTCGGCCTTCAGGTCGTAGTCGCTGAGCGGGGAGAGCGCACCGGTCGCCGCGATCTGCTGCAGGTCGGGGTTGTCGAGCATCAGGACGTCCGGCAGCGTCCGGGAGGAGCTCTGCTGCAGCACCTTCTGGATGAGCGTGTCGCCGGGCACGGCCTCGCGCTGGATCGTCACCTTGTTCTCGGCGGCGCAGGCGTTCAGCACCTTGGTGTAAACGGCTTTGTCGGGTTCGTTGTTGTAGTAGTCGAGGACGCGTAACTTCGTCGGGTCTCCGCCCGAGTCGCTCCCTCCGCCGCCGCACCCGGCGAGTGCGAGCGGGAGCGCCAGAGCCAGTGCGGCTGCGGCGCGAACCATCGATCGACGCTGATCCATGAGCTGGGGTCCTTCCGAGATGGGGGTTGATCGTCGATACGTATCGATGAACGGCACGTGGAGTGCCCCGACCGGGGGAAGAGCTACGGGCCGGGCAGTACCGTCTGTCGTCGGGTGAGTTGCGGGGTGATCAAGTCGATCAGGGGCGGTGCGGTCCGGTCCTCGAGCAGGCGGAACAGTGTCTGCATCGCCCGCCGGGAGACGTCCCGCGGTTCCAGCGAGACGTTCGTGACCGGCGGCTCGCCCTCGGCGGCCGCGGCGTCGGTGAGCAGGCCGATCACCGACAGGTCCCGTCCGGGCACCAGACCGCGGGCGTTGAGCGCGTGCAGCAGCGGCTGAACGGTGTTCGACGCCGGCACGACGACGCCCAGCCGCCGGGCGTCGATCGCGGCCAGCCGTGCCGCGGCGTCCCCCGCGGCTTCCCGGCCCCATTCGACCGGCGCGATGATCTCCAGCGGCAGGCCGTGGCCCGCGGCCGCCGACCGGGCGGCGTCGGCGAAGCGCCGGACGTAGTTGAGGTCGCGGAGCACGATGTCGGCCGGGTGACCGATCAGCGCCAGCCGATCGTGGCCGGTCGCGGCGAGCTCGCCGACCGCGAGCCGGGCGGCTTCGGCGAAGTCGAGATCGACGCAGTGCATGCCGTGCGGGTCGGCCGGGACGCCGATCAGGATCACCGGCGTGCGGACGTTCGCCGCCACCGCGAGCCGGTCGTCGACGGTCTGCAGGTCCATCAGGATGATCGCGTCGCACAGCGACCGGCCGGCCAGCCGCCGGATGCCGGCCGAGCCCTCGTCCGCGGTCACGAGCAGCACGTCGTGGTCGCGGGCGCGGGCGGCACCCGCGATCGTCTCGATGAACGGCAGCAGGCCGGTGGTGTCGACGCCCACCCCGAACGGCACCACCAGCCCGACGACCTTCGTCCGCTGGCTGGCGAGGGCGCGGGCACCGGCGTTCGGCTCGTAGGTGAGGCGGTCGATCGCGTCGAGTACGCGGCGCCGGGTCTCCTCGGAGATCGGGCGCTTGCCGCTCATCACGTAGGAGACCGTGCTCTGCGAGACACCGGCGAGGCGGGCGACGTCCTTGCTCGTGAACGTGGCCACCGCGCCCTCCCACCTGTATCGATGCGTATCGATGGCGGCGAGGTTAAGCGCTCCCGCGGCGTCCGCGCAAGGGTCGAGTTTCAGGACCGCTCGTCCGGGCGCCCGACGATACGGACGACGCGGACGATCGGACCGACCTCCAAGGTGGCCACGTTGCCCCACTCGACGACCAGATCACCGTCGGCGGTGGAGTACTGGAGACGCCCGCCGCGGTGGAGATCCTGACCGAACCGGCGCAGCGCGTCCTGGGGCGAACGCGCCACCACTCGAACAATTCGGGCAGTACCGTCAATCGCGACCCGTACCCAGAATTCACGCGCCGGTTCCGGACTGTTTTCTGACGGGCGTTCGCGCTGCATAGGGGCACAGTATCGAACTCTCGTTCGAAAGTTCGTGCGGGTGGTACCGGCGCGCCCGCCGGGATGATCGAGGTGTCTGAGTAGGTCGGGACACCGAGTAATCAGACGGGGTCGCGAGCCGATTCACTCACGTTCCTTCGGGAGGTGATCCCTACTTACTTGGCGTCAGCCCGTGCTTTTCTGACAACTACTCTTCAGAATTGAATATGCACCCTCAGCGACGAGGGTCGGGGCGTGGAAGTTCTACTGGTCCGTGGCGACGGGATCGGAGACAAAGTCATGGGTCGTTACGTCAAGAAGCGCGGGGACGACGCGGAGACGCAGTACTGGTACCCGGGCGAGAAGGTCGACTGGATGCAGGGCGCGATCGCCATCGGCGGCGGCGTGATCGCGGGGGTGGCGATCCGGCTCGTCACCGACAGCACCATGTGGGGTGCCGCGGTCGGGTTCTCGGTGACCGCCGGGCTCGCCGGCATGTACCTCGGCCGACGCGACGCCCGGGCGCTCGCCGTGACCGACACGACCCGATTGTCGGGCTTGGTGCTGATCGGGATGGCGTTCCTCCGTGCCCTGGCCAAGGGGTCGGGTGCGGCGCTGGCCGCGATCGTCATCTCCAGGGCGGCGACGCCGGGGATCTGGACCGAGTGGCTCCTGCCGCTGGTGCCGGCGGTGATCGGCGCGGTGGCCCACCACCTCGGCATGTTCTACGAGAACCTGGAGAAGGCGTCGCAGGTCCAGGTCAAGGCGTCGGAGTCGGAGCTGGCGAAGTTCGCGGCCGAGATGCGCAAGGCCAAGGAGACCCAGGCCGCCGCTCCGCCGGTCGAGACCCCGACCGAGGCGCTGCCGCCGGTTCCCGAGCGTCAGGACATCCCGGCCGCGTCCCTGCCCGGCGAGGTCGACGACAAGCCGCGGTGGCCGCAGCGGGCCGGCACGGAGAGCACCGGGTTCCACTCGGAGAGCGGCGCGGTGTTTTCCCGGCGTCGGCCCGCCGACGCACGCTAGTTTTTGCTCGAAAGTTTTTGCACACTCGGTGAATGCGCTGGTGGGGTGCCCGTGACGGCTGGCTGACGAGAGCCCGCCGCGACGGCGCCTACCAGCGCTTCGTCGATCGCACCGACGACGTGATGCTCGGGCTCTCGGTGGTGTTCGTCGTCGTGCTGGTCTGGCCGGTGCTCGACCAAGGCCTCTCGGCGTCGGCGCGGGAGTGGTTCCACTGGGCCGACGTCACGATCTGGGTCATTTTTGTCGTCGAGTACACGACCCGCTTCGTCCTGGCGCCCGAACGCGCGCGATTCGTCCGGGATCATCTGCCTGACCTCGTCGTCGTCCTCATTCCGCCGCTGCGTGGTCTGCGCATCGTCGCGGTGCTGCCGCGGCTGCTGGGGCTCGTCAGCATGGTCGGGCGTCTCTCTCGGCAGAGCCTGGCCGTGCGGACCGGCACCTACACCGCGATCCTGGCGATCGGCGTGCTGTTCGCGGGGGCGGTGACCGTCTACGGCGCCGAGCGCGACCACCCCGACGCGAACATCCGCACGTTCCCGGACGCCGTCTGGTGGGCGATGACCACGATGACGACCGTCGGGTACGGGGACCGGTTCCCGGTGACCGCTCAGGGCCGGGCGATGGCCGCCGTCCTGATGCTGGCCGGCATCGCGATCCTCGGCATCGTGACTGCGAGCATCGCGGCCTGGTTCATCGGGCAGTTCACGGCGGTCGCCTCCGCGGTCGAGGAGGAGGTCGATCGGGACGTCGAGATCCTCTCCGCGGTGAGAGAACTGTCTCAGCGGTTGGAGCGTTTAGAGAGTCGACTTGACGACGTGGTGGGTCGGGTTGACGACACGCGACACGCCGAAAAGGGCAGAACCGGTACAGAACCGGCTCTGACACGCGATGATCTAGGCATCTGACCGGGCAGAACGGCTTGGCACGACACCCGCCCCGAGGGCATCATGAGTGTCGACCTATCGATGGACGAGAGCGTTGGGGAAGGCGTACCTCGTTCCTTCGGGAGGTCTCCGGTGTCAGCACGTGGCGTTTTGTACGTCCACTCCTGCCCGCCTGCGGTGTGCCCGCATGTGGAGTGGGCTGTCGCACGGGTCCTTGGCGTGCCCGTGAATCTCAAGTGGACGGCACAACACGCCGATCCTACGACCCTGCGTACCGAGTCCCAGTGGACCGGTAGCCCGGGGACGGCGGGTGAGATCGCCACGGCGCTGCGCGCTTGGCCGATGACTCGTTTCGAGATCACCGAGGAACCCAGCCCCGGCGTCGACGGGGAGCGCATCATGCACGTCCCCGGGCGGGGGGTGCACCGCAGCACGATGAGCGCCAACGGCGACATCATGGTGTCCGAGGACCGCCTGCGCAGCCTGCTGGCCACCGCGGCCGGCCCGGACGCGCTCGCGCACGGCCTGGAGAAGCTCCTGGCCGCCGAGTGGGACATCGAACTCGAGCCGTACCGGCACGCGGGAGACGGCGCCCCGGTCACCTGGCTGCACCGGACAGGCTGAGTACGGTGGGGCAGTGGCCCGTCACGCTCGGATTGCCCCCAGCCGGTTCGACCGTCCCGGGGGTGGATCCCGGCGACCGCTGTTCCTCGCGATCGCCGGGGTCGTCGTCATCGGGCTCGTGGTCGGCGGCGTGTGGGTGACGCGTGAGCGGCCGTCGTCGCCGTCACCGGACGGCACCTCGGCGCCCGCCCCGTCGGGAGACACCGCCGCCCAGGCGCGGGCCATCGCCTCGAAGCTCGAGGACGTCGACTTAGTCGGGCAGATGCTCATGCCGTTCGTCTACGGCGACGACCCGGACGAGGTCAGCGCCTCCACGCGCGAGCTGAACCAGGCCCGCACCGGAGCCGGGACACCCGCCGAGATCATCACGAAGTACCGGCTCGGCGGCGTGATCCTGGTCCGCAGGGCCTCCGACGACCCGACGGCGCCCACGAACCCCGCGTCGAACATCGGCTCGCCGGCCCAGGTACGCAAACTCACCGACGGGCTGCAGAAGACCGCCGCCGAGCTGCCCGCCGGCGTCCCGCTGATGATCGGCGTCGACCAGGAGCACGGCACCGTGACCCGGATCCGCGACGGGGTCACCCGGCTGCCCACCGCGATGGCGTTCGGCGCCGCCGACGACCCGGCGCTGACCGAGCAGGCCGCCGCCGTGTCCGGCTCGGAACTCGCGGCGCTCGGCATCGACGTCGACTTCGCGCCGGACGCGGACGTGATCGGCGGTCCGGGCAACACGGTGATCGGTTCCCGGTCGTTCGGCGCCGACCCGGGGCTGGTGAGCCGCCACGTCGTGGCCTCCGTTCGCGGGTACCAGAAGGCGGGCGTGGCCACCGCGCTCAAGCACTTCCCCGGCCACGGCCACACCGACGTCGACAGCCACGAGGCGATCCCGGTGCTGGGGCAGGACCGGTCCGCGCTCGACCAGGACGACCTGGCGCCGTTCAAGGCCGGTATCGACGCCGGGAGCCGGATCGTGATGTCCGGCCACCTGGACGTCGAGGCGATCGATCCCGGCACCCCCGCCTCGCTGAGCCACAAGGTGCTCACCGACCTGCTCCGCGGCGAACTGGGGTTCACCGGGATGGTGGTCACCGACGGGTTGGACATGAAGGCGCTCACCGACAGGTACCCGGCCGGTGAGGTGGCCGTGCGTGCGGTGCTGGCCGGCAACGACCTGCTGCTGCTCCCGCCCGACGTGAAGGGGGCCCAGCAGGCGCTGCTGGGGGCGCTGAAGTCCGGGCGGCTGCCCCGGGAGCGGGCGGTGGAGGCCGTGACGCGTGTCCTCACGGTCAAGCTCGCGTCGCGGCCGGCCGCGCCGGGGCTGGACTCGCTGAAGTCGGCCCAGCACGTGTCGGCGGTGGAGCGGGCCTCGGCGGCCGCGATCACCGTGCTGCGCGGCAAGTGCTCCGGGCCGCTGGTGCGAGGCCCGGTGACGATCACGGGCGGGTCGTCCGAGGCCCGGGCGTTCCTGACCGCGGCGTTGGACCGGGTCGGGGTGAAGATCGGCGCCGGTGGGGACTCGATCCACCTGGCGGGATACCTGGACACGGCCGCGGACCTCCGCCCCGCGTCGGTGACGGTGGCCACGGACACGCCGTACGTGCTGGCGTCGGCGAAGTCCCCGACGCTGCTGGCCACGTACGGGACCGTGGAGTCCTCGATGAAGGCGCTGGCGAACGTCCTGGTGGGCCGGGCCAAGGCTCCAGGAAAAGCACCCGTACCCGTGAGTGGCCTCCCCCGCTCGGCCTGCTCGTAAGACCGTCCTCGGCGCGGACCCGCCCCGCTGTGACCCCGGAAACACGTCGGGCCCGATCCCCACGAGGAGGACCGGGCCCGAGCGGGCAGAACTCAGAGCTCGCGGAACGCCAGCGCCACGTTGTGGCCGCCGAAGCCGAACGAGTCGTTGATCGCCGCGGTGATCTTCATCTTCCGCGCCGTGTTCGCGGCGATGTCCAGGCACACGCCGTCGTCCGGGTTCTCCAGGTTGATGGTCGGCGGTACGACGCCGTCCCGGATCGCCAGCACGGTCGCGATCGCCTCCACCGCTCCGGCCGCGCCGAGCAGGTGCCCGGTCATCGACTTGGTCGCGGTGACGACCGGGTGGTCGCCGATCGCCTTCTGCAGCGCGATCAGCTCACCCATGTCGCCGGCGGGCGTCGACGTGGAGTGGCCGTTGACGTGCTGGATGTCGGCGCCGGTGAGGCCACCGTCGGCCAGGGCCTCCGCGACGGCCCGGGCCTGACCCGACCCCGAGGGGTCCGGCTGCACGATGTCGTACCCGTCGGCCGTGATGCCGGCGCCGGCCAGTACCGCGTACCCGGAGCGGCCCCGGGCCCGGGCGTGTTCGGCCCGCTCGAGCACGACCATGCCGCCGCCCTCACCCAGGACGAACCCGTCCCGGGCCTTGTCGAACGGACGCGAGGCGCGCTCGGGTTCGTCGTTGCGCGTCGACATCGCGCGCATGGCGCCGAAGCCGGCCATCGGCAGCGGGTGGATGCAGGCTTCCGCGCCACCGGCCAGCACGACGTCCGCCTTGCCGGTGCGGATCAGCTCCAGGCCGATGGCGATCGCCTCGGCGCCGGTCGCACACGCGGAGACCGGTGCGCGCACGGCGGCCTTCGCGCCGACCTCGAGCCCGACCACAGCAGCGGGCCCGTTCGGCATCAGCATCGGGATGGTGAGCGGGGAGACCCGACGGGGGCCCTTTTCACGCAGCACGTCCCACTGGCCGAGCAGCGTCAGCGCGCCGCCGATACCGGAGCCGACCACGACGGCCAACCGCTCCGGGTCGACGTCGGGGGAACCCGCGTCGGACCAGGCCTCGCGCGCGGCCACGACGGCCACCTGCTGCACGCGGTCCATGCGGCGCGCCTTGACGCGCTCGATGATCTCGGTGGGCTCGACCGCCAGCTTGGCGGCGATCCGCACCGGTAGGTCGGTGGCCCAGTCGTCGGTCAGGGCCGCGACGCCGGACTTGCCGTCCAGCATCGCCTGCCAGGTGGTGGAGACGTCGCCACCGAGCGGGGTGGTGGCACCCAGCCCGGTGACGAGCACCTCGACGTTCGCCCCGGCGCCGGTGGGCGCCGAGGCGGCGGAAACCGCCTGAGCGGCGGAGACCTCAGCGGAGGGGCGCTCGGTCATTCGATCAGGCCTGCGCCTGGGAGATGTAAGCCACCGCGTCGCCGACGGTCTTCAGACCCTGGACGTCGTCGTCCGGGATCTTGACGCCGAACTTCTCCTCCGCGGCCACCACGACCTCGACCATGGACAGCGAGTCCACGTCCAGGTCGTCGGTGAACGACTTGTCGTCGGCGACGTCGTCCTTCTGGACGTCGGCGATCTCCTCGAGGATCTCAGCCAGACCGGCGCGGATCTCGTCGTTGCTGCTCACTGTTGACGCATTCCTCTCTGTGGTGAGACGGCTCAGGGGATGGTAATGACCTGGCCGGCGTACGTGAGACCCCCACCGAAGCCGAACAGCAGGGCCGGGCCGCCGGAGGGCAGCTCACCCCGCTCGACCAGCTTGGAGAGGGCCAGTGGGATCGAGGCCGACGACGTGTTGCCGGACTCGACGATGTCCCGGGCGATCACCGCGTTCGTCGCCCCGAGGCGCTTGGCGATGTGATCGATGATGCGGACGTTGGCCTGGTGCGGAACGAACGCTACCAACTCGGTCGGGTCGATGCCCGCGCGCTCGCAGGCCAGCCGGGCGAACGGGGCCAGCGCGGTGGTGGCCCAGCGGAAGACCGCCTGGCCCTCCTGCCGGATGTAACCCCCGTCGTCGATGTGGAGCACGTCACCGCGCGGACCGTCACTGCCCCA contains:
- a CDS encoding beta-ketoacyl-[acyl-carrier-protein] synthase family protein, whose product is MTERPSAEVSAAQAVSAASAPTGAGANVEVLVTGLGATTPLGGDVSTTWQAMLDGKSGVAALTDDWATDLPVRIAAKLAVEPTEIIERVKARRMDRVQQVAVVAAREAWSDAGSPDVDPERLAVVVGSGIGGALTLLGQWDVLREKGPRRVSPLTIPMLMPNGPAAVVGLEVGAKAAVRAPVSACATGAEAIAIGLELIRTGKADVVLAGGAEACIHPLPMAGFGAMRAMSTRNDEPERASRPFDKARDGFVLGEGGGMVVLERAEHARARGRSGYAVLAGAGITADGYDIVQPDPSGSGQARAVAEALADGGLTGADIQHVNGHSTSTPAGDMGELIALQKAIGDHPVVTATKSMTGHLLGAAGAVEAIATVLAIRDGVVPPTINLENPDDGVCLDIAANTARKMKITAAINDSFGFGGHNVALAFREL
- a CDS encoding acyl carrier protein → MSSNDEIRAGLAEILEEIADVQKDDVADDKSFTDDLDVDSLSMVEVVVAAEEKFGVKIPDDDVQGLKTVGDAVAYISQAQA